A DNA window from Caldisericia bacterium contains the following coding sequences:
- a CDS encoding undecaprenyl-diphosphate phosphatase, which produces MSALHGLILGIVQGLSEFLPISSSGHLLLTSYILGIPSPPIVFDLVLHLGTVLSLFFFLKKEIVYAFKKVRLILLLMTSIIFTGVTYFPFKKVFEESYETINHLPFFFMFTALYLTLFYLRKRGDKKAEEISFFSAIILGVLQGIAIFPGISRSGMVLVGGVLLGMKEEESFKYTFLLAIPSIIIASFYKFYEYIKAPIYLSFSPLILGFLFSFIFGLISLYILLKIVKRREMFIFSIYLFILSIVIFYLIKR; this is translated from the coding sequence GTGAGTGCTTTGCATGGTTTAATTCTTGGAATTGTTCAAGGTTTGTCTGAGTTTCTTCCAATATCATCTTCAGGTCATCTCCTCCTTACATCCTATATACTGGGAATTCCTTCTCCTCCAATAGTATTTGATTTGGTCCTCCATTTAGGAACGGTTCTCTCTCTTTTCTTCTTTCTCAAGAAGGAGATTGTGTATGCGTTTAAAAAAGTAAGACTCATCCTTTTATTAATGACCTCCATAATTTTTACCGGTGTCACTTACTTCCCTTTCAAGAAGGTATTTGAGGAGAGTTATGAAACCATAAATCATCTTCCCTTCTTTTTTATGTTCACGGCTTTATATTTAACCCTTTTTTATTTAAGAAAAAGGGGAGATAAGAAGGCAGAGGAAATTTCGTTTTTTTCAGCCATAATACTTGGAGTACTGCAGGGAATAGCAATATTTCCGGGCATTTCAAGGAGTGGAATGGTTCTTGTAGGTGGAGTGCTTCTTGGAATGAAGGAGGAGGAATCTTTTAAATATACATTCCTTCTCGCCATACCATCAATAATTATTGCATCTTTCTATAAGTTTTATGAGTACATAAAAGCACCCATCTACCTCTCTTTCTCTCCATTAATTCTTGGATTCCTCTTCTCATTTATATTTGGCCTTATCTCTCTCTACATACTCCTAAAGATTGTAAAAAGGAGGGAGATGTTCATCTTTTCCATATATCTTTTTATACTCTCCATAGTAATTTTTTATTTAATAAAAAGATAG